In one window of Paucidesulfovibrio gracilis DSM 16080 DNA:
- a CDS encoding tetratricopeptide repeat protein — translation MKSTSRLHIPCFLLLILFLFSGCGPSTRMHALRPAEVALPGIRKLAVPAFRGAPAYRARDCFLRTLNESDRFTLVPMDQAQAVVLVTVHGSAFNDRGVDLRTIKDTRTRTVTVRDGDDNVVRSYTEEVPVKRLKRYPYVDRRLDMQLDMRVCSGSRTLAEDHVQQRFACRYGGRACPRADSDCEEGHEPLQDMPPLDRAMDDLACEAARDLAHRLIPAAYEMTVALAEGSDPRVKRGAELADQDQWGAAMQLWKAVLAGNPSDAASLYNLGVALERRGRLLDLEQAKTYYTRAADLAPTDLFLTARQRIEQRLRDALELQRRMQIGDHALQGEPGDKQTTINQQ, via the coding sequence ATGAAATCCACTTCCCGGCTGCACATCCCCTGTTTTTTGTTGTTGATCCTTTTTCTTTTTTCGGGCTGCGGACCCTCCACACGCATGCACGCCCTCCGGCCCGCCGAGGTGGCTCTGCCCGGCATCCGAAAACTGGCGGTCCCTGCATTCCGTGGCGCTCCCGCGTACCGGGCCAGAGATTGCTTTTTGCGCACGCTCAACGAGTCGGACCGTTTTACTTTGGTTCCAATGGATCAGGCCCAGGCCGTTGTCCTGGTGACCGTTCACGGCTCCGCCTTCAATGACCGCGGCGTGGACCTGCGCACCATCAAAGACACCCGGACCCGAACGGTTACCGTTCGCGACGGGGACGACAACGTGGTCCGTTCCTACACGGAGGAAGTGCCGGTAAAGCGACTCAAGCGCTACCCCTATGTGGATCGGCGTCTGGACATGCAATTGGACATGCGCGTTTGCTCCGGGAGCCGGACGCTGGCCGAGGACCATGTCCAACAGCGCTTTGCATGCAGGTATGGCGGCCGGGCCTGCCCCCGGGCGGATTCGGATTGCGAGGAAGGGCATGAACCGTTACAGGACATGCCCCCACTGGACAGGGCCATGGACGATCTGGCATGCGAGGCAGCCCGGGACTTGGCGCATCGACTGATTCCAGCGGCCTATGAAATGACCGTGGCCCTGGCCGAGGGCAGCGACCCACGGGTAAAACGGGGAGCCGAGCTGGCGGATCAGGATCAGTGGGGCGCGGCCATGCAACTGTGGAAAGCCGTGCTGGCTGGCAATCCCTCAGATGCGGCCTCGCTGTATAACCTTGGCGTCGCCCTGGAACGGCGGGGTCGTCTGCTGGATTTGGAACAGGCCAAAACGTATTATACGCGGGCCGCGGACCTCGCTCCAACAGATCTTTTTCTCACGGCCCGGCAGCGCATTGAACAACGGCTGCGCGACGCCTTGGAGCTGCAACGGCGCATGCAAATTGGCGATCACGCGTTGCAGGGGGAACCTGGGGACAAACAAACAACAATTAACCAACAATGA
- a CDS encoding acetate--CoA ligase family protein produces MDLRHFFHPHSVAVVGASATPGKVGHTVLRNMLDAGFTGQLLPVNPKGGEILGLPVVPSVEELPQGVDLAVVALPRRRVPDTLRELGRRKARAVIVITAGFKEVGGDGWFLEREITEICRDAGMQLLGPNCLGLINAAAGVNASFAADLPRPGRIGFFSQSGALCVAILDWAVGERMGFSKFVSLGNKAMLDEADMLDYLGEDPETDVILGYVENVERGERFLRSAKAVCAHKPVLMIKSGTTPTGAKAASSHTGAIAGSDQAYEAAFRQSGIIRVADVESLFQLARAFSEQPLPRGPNLAVVTNSGGPGILAADACGRFGLTVARPGQRTVERLQAFLPPHSDFYNPFDILGDADPRRYRKTMEIVLGDPMTHALLVMLTPTAQAQAESTAREVADLARRMPEKPIFACFMGMEGVRAGKEILDKAGVPCFAFPEPAVQGVRAMFDHYLRRQRPHEPAARVQRDLDRARGLILQATQRGDTEIVEFQAQEMLEAYGLDRPETRLARSSEQAVEQAEAIGYPVVLKIASPDISHKSDVDGVRVNIHNAEEVRRQFWDITARATHLRPDAYVVGCVVQRMAPPGCKEVIVGFQRDEQFGPLIMFGLGGVYVEIMGDVAFRLAPLTKRDASEIVREIRSYMVLKGVRGEQPIHFEALEQVILTLGQLALDIPEIVEAEFNPVLVDRERALVGDVRMTLRSPHPEDTLSDPKRRN; encoded by the coding sequence ATGGATCTGCGTCACTTTTTTCACCCCCACTCCGTAGCCGTGGTGGGAGCCTCGGCCACGCCGGGCAAAGTGGGCCACACCGTGCTCCGCAATATGCTGGATGCCGGGTTTACCGGCCAACTCCTGCCAGTGAACCCCAAAGGCGGAGAAATCCTGGGCCTGCCGGTGGTTCCGTCCGTGGAGGAATTGCCGCAGGGGGTGGATTTGGCCGTGGTAGCCCTGCCCCGCCGCCGGGTGCCGGATACTTTGCGCGAACTGGGCCGCCGAAAGGCCCGCGCCGTCATCGTGATCACCGCCGGGTTCAAGGAAGTGGGCGGCGACGGCTGGTTTCTGGAACGCGAAATTACGGAAATCTGCCGGGATGCCGGGATGCAGCTCCTTGGTCCCAACTGTCTGGGGTTGATCAACGCCGCAGCCGGGGTGAACGCCTCCTTTGCCGCGGACCTTCCCCGCCCGGGGCGTATCGGATTTTTCTCCCAGTCCGGAGCGCTCTGCGTGGCCATTCTCGATTGGGCCGTGGGCGAACGCATGGGCTTTTCCAAGTTCGTGAGCCTGGGCAACAAGGCCATGCTCGACGAAGCTGACATGCTCGACTACCTGGGCGAAGACCCGGAAACCGACGTGATCCTCGGCTACGTGGAAAACGTGGAACGCGGAGAGCGCTTTTTGCGCAGTGCCAAGGCCGTATGCGCCCATAAGCCCGTGTTGATGATCAAATCCGGCACCACACCCACCGGCGCCAAGGCCGCCAGCTCCCACACCGGAGCCATCGCCGGGTCGGATCAGGCTTATGAAGCCGCGTTCCGTCAGTCCGGCATTATACGTGTAGCGGATGTGGAAAGCCTGTTCCAACTGGCCCGGGCGTTTTCCGAACAGCCCCTGCCGCGTGGGCCGAATCTGGCCGTGGTCACCAATTCCGGTGGACCGGGCATCCTCGCGGCGGACGCGTGCGGACGCTTCGGCCTGACAGTGGCCCGGCCCGGACAACGCACCGTGGAACGACTCCAGGCGTTTTTGCCCCCGCATTCGGATTTTTACAATCCGTTCGACATCCTGGGAGACGCGGATCCGCGCCGCTACCGAAAAACCATGGAAATCGTGCTGGGCGACCCCATGACTCACGCCCTATTGGTCATGCTCACGCCCACGGCCCAGGCCCAGGCCGAAAGCACGGCCCGGGAAGTGGCGGACCTCGCACGACGCATGCCGGAAAAGCCAATCTTCGCCTGCTTTATGGGGATGGAGGGCGTGCGGGCCGGAAAAGAAATTTTGGACAAGGCCGGGGTTCCCTGTTTTGCTTTTCCTGAACCGGCAGTGCAGGGCGTGCGGGCCATGTTTGATCACTATCTGCGCCGCCAACGCCCGCACGAACCCGCTGCCCGTGTGCAACGGGATCTGGATCGCGCCCGCGGCCTGATTCTCCAGGCAACACAGCGGGGCGACACGGAAATCGTGGAATTTCAGGCCCAGGAAATGTTGGAAGCCTACGGCCTGGACCGACCGGAAACCCGGTTGGCGCGCAGTTCCGAGCAGGCTGTGGAGCAGGCCGAAGCCATTGGCTATCCCGTGGTGCTCAAAATCGCATCGCCCGACATTTCCCACAAATCCGACGTGGACGGAGTGCGCGTCAACATCCACAATGCCGAAGAGGTACGCCGTCAATTCTGGGACATCACGGCCCGGGCCACACACCTGCGGCCCGATGCCTACGTGGTGGGCTGTGTGGTGCAGCGTATGGCCCCGCCCGGGTGCAAGGAGGTCATTGTCGGTTTTCAGCGGGACGAACAGTTCGGCCCGTTGATCATGTTCGGTCTGGGGGGCGTGTATGTGGAAATCATGGGGGATGTGGCCTTTCGGCTGGCTCCCCTCACCAAACGGGACGCCTCGGAAATCGTGCGCGAAATCCGATCCTACATGGTACTCAAGGGCGTCCGCGGGGAACAGCCCATTCATTTTGAAGCCCTGGAACAGGTCATCCTAACCCTGGGACAACTCGCCCTGGACATTCCTGAAATCGTAGAGGCCGAGTTCAACCCCGTACTAGTGGACCGCGAACGCGCTCTGGTGGGGGATGTCCGCATGACCTTGCGCTCGCCGCATCCCGAGGATACCTTGAGCGACCCCAAAAGGAGGAACTGA
- a CDS encoding phosphotransacetylase family protein → MVGIYIGSTAGYSGKNLIAAALGLHLQKQGVKVGYMKPVGAMPRREGEAVGDEDAFFMLEVLGLDADPALVTPVLVTRDFKVQAFTDGVGDLMQGIRDAYAELSRDVDVMIVAGSGAYLDSGAYCGVEGARVARELGCKTLLIDRHFGELRYDTLLRARRELGDDLAGVILNDVPEDHRREVDELLCPFLERNGLDILGVIPSDPVMGAIRVGDLAERLSGKIVSAHQRADRVVENFLIGTMQVENFMTHFRRHKNSAIIVGGDRSDVQLVALEGACPCLILTGNLYPNDIILTRSEVLETPILMVRDDTYTVAKKMETILSSHKLRDTIKVTHGARLVTTSVDFDKLGRILES, encoded by the coding sequence ATGGTCGGTATATATATAGGATCCACTGCCGGATATTCCGGGAAAAATCTGATTGCCGCGGCGCTCGGCCTGCATCTGCAAAAGCAGGGCGTCAAGGTCGGCTACATGAAGCCCGTAGGCGCCATGCCCCGCCGGGAAGGTGAGGCCGTGGGCGATGAGGACGCGTTTTTCATGCTTGAAGTACTGGGACTGGACGCGGACCCGGCCCTGGTCACGCCCGTGCTCGTTACCCGCGACTTCAAGGTGCAGGCCTTTACCGACGGTGTGGGCGACCTCATGCAGGGCATCAGGGACGCGTATGCGGAACTGTCCCGCGACGTGGACGTGATGATCGTGGCCGGATCCGGAGCCTATCTTGATTCCGGTGCCTATTGCGGCGTTGAAGGCGCGCGCGTGGCCCGCGAGCTGGGCTGCAAAACCCTGCTCATTGACCGCCATTTCGGAGAACTGCGCTATGACACGCTGCTGCGCGCCCGGCGCGAGCTGGGCGACGACCTCGCAGGCGTGATCCTCAACGATGTTCCCGAGGACCACCGCCGGGAAGTGGACGAACTGCTCTGCCCGTTTCTAGAACGCAACGGGCTGGACATCCTGGGCGTGATCCCCTCGGATCCGGTCATGGGGGCCATCCGCGTGGGCGATCTGGCCGAACGGTTGTCCGGAAAAATCGTTTCCGCGCACCAGCGGGCCGACCGCGTGGTGGAAAATTTCCTCATCGGCACCATGCAGGTGGAAAATTTCATGACCCATTTCCGGCGGCACAAAAATTCCGCCATCATCGTGGGAGGCGACCGTTCGGACGTGCAGCTGGTGGCCCTGGAGGGCGCATGCCCCTGCCTCATCCTCACCGGCAACCTCTATCCCAACGACATTATCCTGACCCGATCCGAGGTGCTGGAGACCCCGATCCTGATGGTGCGCGACGATACCTACACCGTGGCGAAGAAAATGGAGACCATTCTTTCCAGCCACAAACTCCGCGACACCATCAAGGTCACGCATGGGGCACGGCTGGTGACCACGTCCGTGGATTTCGACAAACTGGGCAGGATTCTGGAGAGCTAG
- the tmcD gene encoding electron transfer complex subunit TmcD: MQDRSNWDWDPGKRVVLDTAKCSEGVQWMEELHVSPDGETAAAICCTDEAEFGLCVNGEFGEDRFEKAICPKFTPDGKYVTLVSQDMEWYVSVDGEVWPEGYGFLWNIMTKGGGVAVAVQQDMKYGMCVNGTAWEDLFDNANNFTMGADGKSVACAVQTEPMGQAEIFKFQSGIFSVAVNGVAWKENFVNVYTPVFSDDCASVACQVRRSLYDYTIAVDGKVWNKNYNCVWEPVFKPGGKDVFAPVRIAGKWGMAANGELVWDNKWTQLWHPQFAQDGKNLFAIGASGFGKFTVVKNNAPWSVTFPVVTNLVVSPDGEKAAAIAKKPNDQYTMVVDGTAWAGDYDMIFPAVFSPDGSKVGCVAEKDGKFNILVNGKPCGESFDRAFTPAFSPDSTKVLVKGVSGTEYSRSVLDATGF, from the coding sequence ATGCAGGACAGAAGCAACTGGGATTGGGATCCTGGGAAACGGGTCGTACTTGACACGGCCAAGTGTTCCGAAGGGGTCCAATGGATGGAGGAACTGCACGTCAGTCCCGACGGCGAAACCGCTGCGGCAATCTGCTGCACGGACGAAGCCGAATTCGGGCTTTGCGTGAACGGCGAATTCGGTGAGGACCGGTTCGAAAAGGCGATCTGTCCGAAGTTCACTCCCGACGGCAAGTACGTGACCCTGGTTTCGCAGGACATGGAATGGTACGTTTCCGTGGACGGCGAAGTCTGGCCCGAGGGGTACGGCTTTCTTTGGAACATCATGACCAAGGGCGGCGGTGTCGCCGTGGCCGTACAGCAGGACATGAAGTACGGGATGTGCGTGAACGGGACCGCCTGGGAAGACCTGTTCGACAACGCCAACAACTTCACCATGGGGGCGGACGGCAAAAGCGTGGCCTGCGCCGTGCAGACCGAGCCTATGGGACAGGCTGAAATCTTCAAATTCCAATCCGGCATTTTTTCCGTGGCCGTAAACGGCGTGGCCTGGAAGGAAAATTTCGTCAACGTCTACACCCCGGTGTTCAGCGACGACTGCGCCAGCGTGGCCTGCCAGGTGCGCCGCAGCCTCTACGACTACACCATCGCCGTAGACGGCAAGGTCTGGAACAAGAATTACAACTGTGTGTGGGAGCCGGTCTTCAAGCCCGGCGGCAAAGACGTGTTCGCTCCGGTGCGCATCGCCGGCAAGTGGGGCATGGCCGCCAACGGCGAGCTTGTCTGGGACAACAAATGGACCCAGCTCTGGCATCCCCAGTTCGCCCAGGACGGCAAAAACCTCTTCGCCATTGGTGCCAGCGGCTTCGGCAAGTTCACCGTGGTCAAGAACAACGCCCCCTGGAGCGTGACCTTCCCCGTGGTCACCAACCTGGTCGTCAGCCCTGACGGCGAAAAGGCCGCTGCCATCGCCAAAAAGCCCAACGACCAGTACACCATGGTCGTGGACGGAACGGCCTGGGCCGGCGATTACGACATGATCTTCCCGGCCGTGTTCAGCCCCGACGGTTCCAAGGTGGGTTGCGTGGCCGAGAAGGACGGCAAGTTCAACATCCTGGTGAACGGCAAGCCCTGTGGCGAATCCTTTGACCGGGCCTTCACGCCCGCGTTCAGCCCGGATTCGACCAAGGTGTTGGTCAAGGGTGTTTCCGGAACAGAGTACAGCCGTAGCGTGCTTGACGCCACCGGCTTTTAA
- the tmcC gene encoding TmcC family electron transfer complex membrane anchor subunit has translation MHDIYNFVVGPLAWFGWGVFILGAIYKLVYAYNKFITKDATSAHYMSWKFGLRSIGAWLIPFFTTGWKNNPLVTAVTFVFHICLVLVPIFLSAHAILWQQYFGIEFFWTLPDNVADIMTLLVIAACVFFAVRRLAYPRVKFITEAKDWWVLLLVVSPFITGYLAYHQIFDYQFMIVLHVITGLAWLALIPFSRLSHMLFALFTRAYIGSEFGGVRKVKDW, from the coding sequence ATGCACGATATCTATAATTTCGTCGTCGGCCCCCTGGCTTGGTTCGGCTGGGGCGTATTCATCCTCGGCGCGATCTACAAGCTTGTTTACGCCTACAACAAATTCATCACCAAAGACGCCACCTCGGCCCATTACATGAGCTGGAAATTCGGCCTGCGCTCCATCGGCGCCTGGCTGATTCCCTTCTTCACCACGGGCTGGAAGAACAACCCGCTGGTCACCGCCGTGACCTTCGTGTTCCACATCTGCCTCGTGCTGGTGCCCATCTTCCTGAGCGCCCACGCCATTCTTTGGCAGCAGTACTTCGGCATCGAGTTCTTCTGGACCCTGCCGGACAACGTGGCCGACATCATGACCCTGCTCGTCATCGCCGCCTGCGTGTTCTTCGCGGTGCGCCGCCTGGCCTACCCCAGGGTCAAGTTCATTACCGAGGCCAAAGACTGGTGGGTGCTTCTGCTGGTGGTCAGCCCGTTCATCACCGGGTATCTGGCCTACCATCAGATCTTTGACTACCAGTTCATGATCGTGCTCCATGTGATCACCGGCCTGGCCTGGCTGGCGCTCATCCCGTTCTCCCGCCTTTCGCACATGCTTTTCGCCCTCTTTACCCGGGCCTACATCGGTTCCGAGTTCGGCGGCGTGCGCAAGGTCAAGGACTGGTAA
- the tmcB gene encoding electron transfer complex ferredoxin TmcB: MKEAKFDRKIDDIGLKDGIAKLTPEKIQETFLKFMDTEAGAKLRVYQETCVRCGMCSEACHYFVSHDGDPSYSPVGKVTQTMNVLIKKKGRVDPEFIYKCAQIAYTECNLCRRCMHYCPLGIDTGYIMSMVRRFCHLLGVTPQYIQDTAHSHSATFNQMWVKDDEWPDALLWQEEEARDEFPNLRIPLDVEGADIMYSVIGPEPKFRTQLIYQAAAILHEAGVNWTMPSLPGWDNSDMAMYTGDFEMMGRLKRAHFECAQDLKVKKIVMGECGHAFRSVYDMGNRWCGWDNYPIEVVHSIEFFAYLLRTGMIKMKTKFPGPVTIHDPCNIIRGRGLMNELRYVAHEIAEEVIEMTPNREYNYCCCAGGGVINCGPPFKNVRVKGNKAKADQLQGVKDKGVATVISPCHNCHGGLEDIIHGYELGMDLKFLGDIIYEHMEKTKAVE; encoded by the coding sequence GTGAAAGAAGCCAAGTTTGATAGAAAAATCGACGATATCGGGTTGAAGGACGGCATCGCCAAGCTCACCCCGGAAAAGATACAGGAAACATTCCTGAAATTCATGGACACCGAGGCCGGAGCCAAGCTCCGTGTCTACCAGGAAACCTGCGTACGTTGCGGCATGTGCTCCGAAGCCTGCCACTACTTCGTTTCCCACGACGGCGACCCCAGCTACTCGCCCGTGGGCAAGGTCACGCAGACCATGAACGTCCTGATCAAGAAAAAAGGACGGGTGGATCCTGAATTCATCTACAAGTGTGCGCAAATCGCCTACACCGAGTGCAACCTCTGCCGACGCTGCATGCATTACTGCCCGCTGGGTATCGACACCGGGTACATCATGTCCATGGTCCGCCGGTTCTGCCACCTTTTGGGCGTAACACCGCAGTACATCCAGGACACCGCGCATTCTCACTCCGCCACATTCAACCAGATGTGGGTCAAGGACGACGAGTGGCCCGACGCGCTGCTCTGGCAGGAAGAAGAAGCCCGTGACGAGTTCCCGAACCTGCGCATCCCGCTGGATGTGGAAGGCGCGGACATCATGTACTCGGTCATCGGACCGGAACCCAAGTTCCGCACCCAGCTCATCTACCAGGCTGCCGCCATCTTGCACGAGGCCGGAGTGAACTGGACCATGCCCAGCCTGCCGGGTTGGGACAACTCCGATATGGCCATGTACACCGGTGACTTCGAAATGATGGGCCGGCTCAAACGCGCTCACTTCGAATGCGCCCAGGATCTCAAGGTCAAAAAAATCGTCATGGGCGAATGCGGTCACGCGTTCCGCTCCGTGTACGACATGGGCAACCGCTGGTGCGGCTGGGACAACTATCCCATCGAGGTGGTCCACTCCATCGAGTTCTTCGCCTACCTGCTGCGCACCGGCATGATCAAAATGAAGACCAAATTCCCCGGACCGGTCACTATCCACGATCCGTGCAACATCATCCGTGGCCGCGGACTGATGAACGAACTGCGCTATGTGGCCCATGAGATCGCCGAGGAAGTCATTGAGATGACCCCCAACCGCGAGTACAACTACTGCTGTTGCGCCGGCGGCGGTGTCATCAACTGCGGCCCGCCGTTCAAGAACGTGCGCGTCAAGGGCAACAAGGCCAAGGCCGACCAGCTCCAAGGCGTCAAGGACAAGGGCGTGGCCACCGTCATCTCGCCGTGCCATAACTGTCACGGCGGCCTGGAAGACATCATCCATGGCTACGAGCTGGGCATGGACCTGAAATTCCTGGGCGACATCATCTATGAGCACATGGAAAAGACCAAGGCCGTGGAGTAA
- a CDS encoding cytochrome c3 family protein, which yields MNKLYICIACAAMATLLCFLPAISQEDVMTIGGEDAYYGFVNPQRPAVTFTHTQHMDLEMIDGSCLPCHHDGVDEDGNFTEGDMIPCKDCHDESATGDMSLLNAYHKQCIECHEEAKAGPITCGECHIQTDFYGVPLGNTDNQSEGQE from the coding sequence ATGAATAAATTGTATATCTGCATCGCCTGTGCGGCCATGGCCACGCTGCTCTGCTTCCTGCCCGCCATCTCTCAGGAAGACGTCATGACCATCGGCGGGGAAGACGCCTACTACGGGTTCGTCAACCCCCAACGCCCGGCCGTGACCTTCACGCATACCCAGCATATGGATCTGGAGATGATCGACGGCTCCTGCCTGCCTTGCCACCATGACGGCGTGGACGAGGACGGCAACTTCACCGAGGGCGACATGATCCCCTGCAAGGACTGCCACGACGAGTCCGCAACGGGTGATATGTCCTTGCTGAATGCCTACCACAAGCAGTGCATCGAATGTCACGAGGAAGCCAAGGCCGGTCCCATCACTTGCGGCGAATGCCACATCCAGACCGACTTCTATGGCGTCCCCCTGGGCAATACCGACAACCAAAGCGAAGGCCAGGAGTAG
- a CDS encoding homocysteine S-methyltransferase family protein, producing the protein MKRSLHERLAQGGVLCAEGYLFEMERRGYLQAGSFVPEVALDHPDVLANLHREFVHAGSDVIVAFTYNAHREKMRIMEKEHLLEPLNTAALRIAKDVAAEEWPETPLVAGNISNTNVFNPDDPASRDDVRTMFEEMVGWAVDAEVDYMVCETFYYHEEAVIALEEVRKSGLPCVVTLGLFAEGVLRDGLTVEESCRRLEDKGADVVGMNCFRGPETMLPHLRRIRSEINGHMAALPVPFRTTKRHPTFFNLPDPNSSADQPFLTTFPTALDPMACNRYEMARFAQNAYDMGIRYLGVCCGCSAVHIREMAHALGRNTPASSYTPDMSKQFLFGDDDRLKQHITTLRDKA; encoded by the coding sequence ATGAAGCGGTCCTTGCATGAGCGGCTTGCCCAAGGCGGCGTTCTCTGCGCGGAAGGATATCTTTTTGAGATGGAACGGCGTGGATATTTGCAGGCAGGATCCTTCGTCCCTGAAGTCGCATTGGATCATCCCGATGTACTGGCCAATCTGCACCGGGAATTCGTCCATGCCGGATCCGACGTCATCGTGGCCTTCACCTACAACGCACACCGGGAAAAGATGCGCATCATGGAAAAGGAACACCTTTTGGAACCGCTGAACACGGCGGCTCTGCGCATTGCCAAGGATGTGGCCGCCGAAGAATGGCCGGAAACGCCACTTGTTGCGGGAAACATCTCCAACACCAACGTCTTCAACCCCGACGACCCCGCAAGCCGTGATGATGTGCGCACCATGTTTGAAGAAATGGTGGGTTGGGCCGTGGATGCGGAAGTGGACTACATGGTCTGCGAAACCTTCTACTATCATGAGGAAGCGGTCATTGCGCTGGAGGAAGTCCGCAAGTCGGGCCTGCCCTGCGTGGTGACCCTCGGCCTGTTCGCAGAAGGCGTGCTTCGGGACGGCTTGACTGTGGAGGAATCCTGCCGCCGACTGGAGGACAAGGGCGCCGACGTGGTGGGAATGAACTGCTTTCGTGGCCCGGAGACCATGCTCCCGCATCTCCGCCGCATCCGTAGTGAAATCAACGGCCACATGGCGGCATTGCCCGTGCCGTTCCGTACGACCAAACGGCATCCCACGTTCTTTAACCTGCCTGACCCCAACAGCTCCGCGGATCAACCATTTTTGACCACCTTTCCCACGGCTCTGGATCCCATGGCCTGCAACCGCTACGAAATGGCCCGGTTCGCCCAAAACGCTTACGATATGGGAATCCGCTATCTCGGCGTCTGCTGCGGCTGCTCGGCCGTTCATATCCGTGAAATGGCGCATGCCCTGGGCCGGAACACACCGGCCTCCTCCTATACCCCGGACATGAGCAAACAGTTCTTGTTCGGTGATGACGACCGCCTCAAGCAACACATCACAACCCTGCGCGACAAGGCCTGA
- a CDS encoding polyamine ABC transporter substrate-binding protein, which yields MPSFRLLFRMLVLLLLTLAGCSEGESNSEKLPQEESNVLHFYNWEEYVLPELLQEFEEREGIKVILHSYLDEDDILAALQSGLTNADLVVVSDNIVEELYRGRLLHPLNRERIPNLRFVAPHPFYYRLPGDVLVTVPYLMGTVGVLVNRNHVPDSADSWQVLWDHQYSGRMAMLDNSLDVLDAGCNVLGYSINTESPRELEHVREKLMAQRSLLTGYFDTVTLMDQMVEGRLYAAQMYNGDAVVAMQDNPDLRFFIPREGTSVWVDCLVVPLRAAHAEAAMRFINFLHEPEVMARNAAYLGYQPVNTAAIELMPLELQNSPILFPPRSVMQRCESFQPIKAEAMHQRLSIWAQLRSSD from the coding sequence GTGCCTAGTTTCCGACTTCTTTTTCGGATGCTTGTATTGCTGCTCCTGACCCTTGCGGGCTGTTCGGAGGGGGAGTCCAACTCTGAAAAACTCCCCCAGGAAGAAAGCAACGTCCTGCATTTCTACAACTGGGAAGAGTACGTTCTTCCCGAATTACTCCAGGAATTTGAAGAGCGCGAAGGAATCAAGGTCATCCTGCATTCGTACCTTGATGAAGATGACATCCTCGCTGCCCTGCAATCCGGCCTCACGAACGCGGACCTCGTGGTGGTCAGCGACAATATCGTTGAGGAATTATACCGCGGCCGCCTGCTGCATCCGCTCAATCGGGAACGCATTCCCAATCTTCGTTTTGTGGCGCCGCACCCCTTTTACTACCGCTTGCCCGGTGATGTGCTCGTCACGGTTCCCTACCTGATGGGAACCGTGGGCGTGCTGGTCAATCGCAACCACGTGCCGGACAGCGCCGACAGCTGGCAGGTGCTCTGGGACCATCAATACAGTGGACGGATGGCCATGCTCGACAACAGCCTGGACGTACTTGACGCGGGCTGCAACGTGCTGGGGTATAGCATCAACACAGAATCTCCACGCGAGCTTGAGCATGTACGTGAGAAACTCATGGCCCAGCGGTCCCTGCTCACAGGATATTTCGACACGGTGACCCTCATGGACCAAATGGTCGAAGGGCGACTTTACGCCGCACAGATGTATAATGGCGACGCCGTTGTCGCCATGCAGGATAACCCTGACCTTCGTTTCTTCATTCCCCGCGAAGGGACTTCGGTTTGGGTGGACTGTCTTGTGGTGCCCCTGCGGGCGGCTCATGCCGAAGCCGCCATGCGCTTCATCAATTTTTTGCACGAGCCGGAAGTCATGGCCCGAAACGCCGCGTACCTCGGATACCAGCCCGTGAACACCGCAGCTATTGAACTCATGCCTCTGGAATTGCAGAACTCCCCGATTTTGTTCCCCCCCCGCAGCGTTATGCAGCGTTGTGAATCCTTTCAGCCCATCAAGGCCGAGGCCATGCACCAACGGCTGAGCATCTGGGCGCAACTTCGTTCCTCGGACTGA